The nucleotide window CCAAGCCAATGTTCATTAAAGTTTTTGGAGAACGCAACACCGGTACCCACTTCCTCATCAAACTGCTCCGCAACAATACCAATGCAGAGCTGCTAGTTCACCCAGATGGGGCAAGTGAAGCGTCACGCAGAAACCTTGAACACATCATCACTTGCAATCCAAACCTTACAAAGGGAAATCCAGCTCTTCGGTCTATAATATTAGAACGCTTGATTGACAGCGATCGCGCAAAAGATATACCTGAGCTTTATGGATGGAAACATGCCGCAGTCAGTAGCAATCAACTCAAGCAGAATCCAAAATTCGAACAAACCCTCTTCATCTGCCTCATTCGCAATCCGTGGCGTTTTGTTTCAGCTCTACACAGACGCCCATACAATCTATTCCCTCAACCATCCGAGGATCTGACTGATTTTATTCAGCAACCAATCCTAACGAACGCTCGCGACAATCTCGTTGAATCATACCTAAGCTCTCCAGTTGAACTGTGGAACAGAAAAACAGAATCTTACCTTGAACTCAAGAAAAACTGTCCAACCAACGTTGCAATCGCCTATTACGAAGATATAATCTGCGATGTTTCCAGATTTTTGAACAATTTACAATTTTTCTGCGAAGTCAAATCACCGCCTAAGGTCCCAAGCCGTTCGACAAAGCGAGATACAAAAACTCATGAGCGGGACGAAAAAACATTTTCTGACTATAAGAATGAGGTTGAGCAATACTCTCCCTTGACGTCCCTTGGGGAGAAGGCATGTAGCTTAATTGCCGAACGCATTGATCTCGATGTGTTCCAAAAGACATATTATGCGCAACACCCTCAGTACTCCAAACACATTCTCTCTTAAACACGAAGCAAATAGCAATTCCAATGCCTATCTTTCACGAAGCAAAGCTCATTCATGTTCACAACCCCCGCTGTGGAGGAACTTCAATCAATGACGCAATTCTCACGAGCTTGGGACTGCCAGTTTCTACTTTTAGCCCTCAAACAGTCTCCTATCATTATTTATATGGCAACCATAAAACTTCAAGCAACTGTTACGAACTTGACCATCTGTGCTTCGCGTTGATTCGAGAAGCCGCACCAAAATGGATCTTCGATGAATACAAATCATTTGTTATCGTAAGACATCCCTGGGATCGATTTGTTTCTGAGTACACGCGGAAAGTATCGCAAAAGTGCAAGCGATTTATCAGCCCGCAAGATAAATCGTTTGAGGCTTATTGTCAAAACTTTATTCAAAAAGCAAATCGAAAATACTCTGAATCTGACCCCTATCAGTTTCAAGGAGTAAGCCACTTCTATGGATGCCATTTTTTACCTCAATATCTCTACGCCGGCCTTGAATCATCCTTTGACATCGCAAAACCGCTGGTCATAGACATCAAAGAGATTAACCAAAAGTTGCCCTCGCTTTGTGGCAAATTCTCCGAAAAGGTAAAATACGAATTACATAAACCACGTAATAGCCATCAACAAAAAATTTCAGACGAAGTCAGACATCAGATCGATACGATTAATCCTGAAATACGAAACAAAGTCGATGATTTCTACCGCCTTGACTATGAGTTGCTTGGATACGAACGGCGATAGTTCAATCCTTAAGCTTTGATCGACTATGATGGGTAAAAGTATTGCTCTAGGCTTTTAAAATGTTGATTATAAAAGCCTAAAGCTTTGTCGCCGTATCCGTCAAAGGAGCTTTTTCGAAACTCACCAGTTGAATGGGGTGGCAATTCTTTCATAAAGATTGGGGATGCATTCATCAGATGAGAAGCATCTATCTGATACCCATCATGGGACATAGTAGATGCAAGGGTCTCAAAATATGAGGCAGTTCCATCCGTAAAAAGATCTTCGGTTTTAAGAACACTAAAATTTAAATCAGAAGATTTTAGAAACTCAGCATTCATCAACCAACGCTGTGGCAAATACCAAGCAAAACCAAAGTGTTTCATGGTCAGAATAAGACGATCATCGGCATTATCGGTTTCAAGCAGTGCACTATTTAATGTTCGATCCCCTAAGTGCTTATAAATCCTGTTTTTGCTCCACCGCTCAGGACTTTTGACATGATAAGACGATGCAGATCTGAAAAAAGATGCAGGATGCCTGACGACTAAAAAGAAACGGGTTTTTTCTGGATCTAAATGCTTTAAGAGCTTAAGTATAGAAATTGGATCAAAATTTCTGCATCTTAGGTTAAGAAAATCTCCCTTGACATTTGCCAAACTGTTTGGTGTTTCTCCGGGCAATTGTTTGGACGAGCTTAGATCAACTGACTGAAGATTTGAAAATGTGGGATCTTTTGTAAAAACAGATTCAAAAAAATGATTGCCACATTTATGTGTCACAAAAAACACATTGGCAGGACGTTTCATTTGCTCGCCGACATATGAACTGACTCTACCGCAACATGTGACAAGAACCAAAAGTTGGCTCGATTGAGACTCAGCCAGGGTCAGAACAAGCAACAAGATCGGTTGGTCCTGAAACGCATGACGTCAAGGGCCTGGTCACCTATTGACAAGCAACATGATCTCATCAAATAACGAATAAACGATAACAGCAAAGGATTGAAAATAAAACCATCAGACAATGATATTCAACCAATACACCCTCCCAGTGCAACCTGCATTCCTATCGACAAAAAGCTAAGACGAGGCAATTGAATTACAATGATTCTGATTAGATTGATCGCGGCAACATTACTTGTGCCGCGATAATATTTCCTGTATAATTTGTTGATTCCATTGCTCCATAGAGTCCTTCAGAAGGTGTGTTTCCTTCCTTTTTTGAACCACCAGTTGAGGCATCTCCTTTGCAAATGCACTCACCTGAGACTGATCACATGAGTCGATGATAATCGATGCCATATCTTTGAATTCAGGATACAACGGATAATCATTTAAATACAGCACTGGTAGTTTAAAATTAATGCAGAGATTAATGGCTCCACTCACCTTTGTGTAATCTCCTTTAACGGCTAAGCTGTTAGAAACGGCCAAGTCTGAACCAAGAAGGCAAGAAAAAAGCTGTTCATAGCTCATAAAAGGAGCGCCATCCGAGGTTAAGGATATGCACGGACATTCGAAGTATTTCAAAAGATTTTGGGATGCCAAATCATCCATAAACCTCTTACCCTCATCGCCTGAAATACCTCCAGCAATGACAAATGTTGGCTCAACACTCAGCGTCTCTTGCGAAAGCAAAGACTTCGCAAAATCAATCAATAAACCATAATCGCGTCTTGCGTAGGCAACTCGGCCTGGAACAACGATTCGTAAATCATTGCTGTTGTTAACCTCTCGTCCTTGAAGACCTTGACGCTTGGAAAGGTCCGAAAGAGGTGGAAGATAAAATTTTAGTGGCTTGATCTTTTCAGCATGGAGCGAAAATGCATCCACCATTCCATCTGAAAATACAACAGACGTGACCGATGACAATCCTGCCAAGACACGGGATAATTTGCCATTTCTTGCATCGTGAACAAAGGCATAGAGATGCATACCTATTTCTTGACAATATTCAAACATCGGCGATGGCTTCTTCGCAAATGTCGTCCAAAACATGATTGGCAAAGAATATTCCTTGTTCAGATAAATTAGTTTCTTGACTTTATTTCCCATCACGCCGAGCCAGAAAACCCGATTGCATGGAGGGGGCGGATTAAGCGTCTTTAATTTTGTAGACTGTTCGATATAAATTTGATGGTGCTCAACATGCAAACTCTGAAATAGGTCTCCTCGTTTTTCACGTAGTTCATTGTTGATATAAACATCAGCATAGATTCCCAAGCGATTTAACGCCAAAATCAATGGAACTGTGCATTCATCATGCCCTGCGAGAATTTGGGCAATACCAACCCGTTTCATAGCACAAACCTTTTAATGATTATACATCAGGGTCACGCGATCACACACTTCCTCCCCTGATGAATTCGAAACTTGAATAAGTCTAATTAAAACCGATTGAGCTCTTTTTGAAAGCAAGGAGGTCATCGACACTGGAGACTGCTCTCTGCACAATGTGGCTTCATTACCTCAGAACCGACCAGCAGGCTCGTGCGACCTCTCAGCAAGCATAAGAGCGACTGCCCCAATCGATATATGTTATCATTAACTATCTAGCTTAAATAGAATGCATTTTTATTATCTCCCTTCAAGAAAAACGATGATCTTGTGGGCTGAAAAATGTGCTTGCACATCGCTAGTTTACTGGATTGATCATAATTTTGAAGAACTCTCAGAGTGCACAGACAAACCAAGAGCCTATTTGGGTAGAGAAGGTTATGGCAACTACGACTTCAGCGAAGCAAAAGAATTGCTTTTAAATAATGTTCAGATCGACCATTTAATCGTTTCTCACCGCGATCCGGTCAAAAGGATGACAAGCAGCTTCGTGAACAAGTTTTTGATTCGCGGAGAGCAAGGCCTTGTATTACCTGAGGACCCTAAAAAGCTGCAGAAATTCGCAAAGAGCTTTCTTAAAACATTTATAGCACTTCAGCGCAAGGAACAAGATGAAAGCAAAACTAAAAAACGCAAGAGAAAGAGAGTGAATTATGCAAAAGCCGTCAATAAACTCTCGCTAAAAAAATTCATTTTAACAATCACTCATCCAACCATTGACCGCAATGATTTAAATGGGCACTTTGCGCCGCAACTCGCTAACAAAAAGCAGTGGAACCTTTACAATAATATTGTAAAATACTCCAAAGCAGTTTACCCTCTCAGGGTAGAAAGTTTTGATGAAGACCTTAAATATATTAATCAAAGTATGGGGTTTGAGGATTTCCTTCCGGAAAAAAAGAACTCCACTCGACTGCCGATTGAAGAATGGACATTTTCCGATCAGCCTGAAGCGAGTGTCTTCACCCTGGCTGACTTGTGCAGTAAAAAACTTGTTCCAAAGAGTGCATCACTTAAGCAGCTGCTCACCACGAACTCGAACCTTCAGAAAAGATTCAAAAATACTTTTAAATTCGATTATCAACTAGTTCAACATTTGAATCATTTAAGTAATTCCCGATAGAGAAGTGCAGCTTCTCTGTAATCTCCTACTGATTCCAACCCATCAGCCAGTGCCTGGATGACCTGACTCTCCGATGGGTGAACTGCCCTCAGTTCACGTAACAATTGAAGAGCTTCTTTCTGAATCAGCCCATCATTCTCACCTAATTTGAGACCCTGAGTGGCGCACTTCAAGGCGCGTTCAATGGGCACAGAATCCGGTAACTGTGCTAACCAGCTCCGGTGAAGTTGTAGAGAGACTAACGGCCGACCTGCCTTCCCTTCCGCCGAGGAGAGATTGCGGAACAACGCTGATTGTGACTTCTCATCAATCTGATCCAATCCTGCTGTCCAAACCCCCCGCAGGAACTCAAGAGCAGCATCCACATTCTGGTTGGCAAGGTGGGCAGCACCCACATTGATCTGTAGATCCAAGGATTGAGGGTCCTTAACGAGTGCTGCTTCAAAGCTCTTCAAGCTATCCGCAGGTTTTCCCAAAACCATCTGAGTCTTGCCCAGCAAGGCCAAGCCTGAAGCCGGCAGCTGGCCCTTGGTTTGATCAGCCAGCGCTTTCAAACCCGCCATCACCTGAAGGGCCGTCTTGGCCGACAACTCATCCGAAAGTTCAGCGATCTGAGCTTCCAGTTGATCTTGATCAACGGATGGAGACGCAGGTGCTGGAGATGCAGAGGGCTCGACAGGCTGCACTGCGGGTTCAGCAGCAACTGGCTTGTCAGTGAGCACATCCGCCGCTTCCAGCAGACCGTGCAATGCGTCCTGGTCAGCGCTGCCTTTAAGAGCGGGAGAGACCGCACCACCCTGAAGCTGCTGTTGCAACGACTCACGTTCAGCCAGCAAGAGGGCCACCGCCTGGCGATAGAAGGGAACCGCCAGCTCCATGGCCCCCCGCTGATTCATCGACTCAGCCAGCTCGTAATAACGATCGGCCATCGCGCCACTGGGTTGGCTGGTTTGTTCGGCGTCAGAAGGCATCGGTGACACTTTGGAAGGAGTAGGTGAAGATTGAAAAGTATTGGTCTCAGCCTGAGATCTGCGACTGCGGCGCCGAACCCGTGTCACGGAAGACGGCGCAGAGGCCCGTTGAACAGCTCTGCGGCGCGATGAGCGTGGCATATCCAGCCGAAAATCCCAAGAATTCTCGCAGCCATCCGGCAGAGTGCTGTTTCGACTCAATCCGCCCTTGCGATGCCATCCGCCACCCCCAGCGTGTCCGTGGTGGTGCCAATGCGCGATGCAACTCCATGGCTGCCGAGTTTGCTGGCGGCACTTGTTCACGACTGGGACACGGGCTTCGAGTTGGTGGTGGTCGATGACGGAAGCCAAGACGGTAGTGCTGATCTCATTCGTCAGCTCTGTGCCCACTGGCCTACGGAACGTTGGCAACTGCTCGAGGGCAAAGGAGAAGGTGTTTCCTCAGCCCGCAACCAAGGCATCATGGCCAGCCGAGCCGCCGTGATTGCCTTTCTCGACGCCGACGATCGCCCCTTCGCCGGACGACTCAGCAAGCCCTTGCATCACCTGGCGTCCAACCCCCATCTCAGCCATGTGCACGGGGGCTGGTGGCGCTGCAACGCCCAGGGTGAGCGGCAGCAACCCGTTCGCCCCTGGGACGAGGGGGCTGGATTCAGCTGGCACCAATTCATGGAACATAAAGCCGTTCTGCCAAGCGCCTGGACCGTCCGCCGATCCGCTCTCCTGCAGGTGGGAGGTTTCAATCCAGCCCTGCGCCACTCCGAAGATGTCGATCTGATCCTTCGCTTGGCAGCAGCAGGGCACCAAGGAGACTGGATTCATGAACCGCTTGTGCGCTATCGCATTCACTCTGGCAATGCCAGCGGTCGACTGGAACCCCAACTCAAGGGCCTTCTGTCGGTGATCGATCATCACCTCAACACCCTTCCGAATCCACAGGTGGGATGGGCCAAGGACCAGCGCTACAGCACAGCCACCTGGGCTGCATGGCAAGCGTGGCAAGCTGGAAACTCCAGCCTGGCACTGCAATTGCTTAAAGGTGCCATGGCATCTTGCCCCTATCCCCTCGTGCGCCGTCCGGTGCACTTGATCGAAGCCATGCACCGCAGCAGCATGCGGATCGGCGCTCCATTCAATCGTGAGCACTTGTTAGCCAGCGCATTCTGGCGGCAGGCGGAATCCATGCTTCTGCAGCGATGAGCCCAACCCGGGAGACTGCTTCAAGCCTCCATGCCCAGGCCCTGGCCGACCTGGAAGCTGGACGACCGCTGGCCACCTTGAAAGCATGGCAAGCGCTGCTCCAGCAGGACAGCGCAGCAGTGCATCGCCATCTGCAAGCCGCAGCTGCAACTCTGAAAACCGATCCTGTGGCCTCGATCAGTCGGCAGGCGATCCAACTGGCCCATGAGCTGCTGGTCCACACGCCCACAGACACAGAAGTGCACCAGCTCGGAAGGCTGCTGCAGAGCTGGGGAGAAGTGGCACTGCCGGAAGTGCCCTCACGAGCTGTGCAATTGCTCGAACGGGCCTGGAGCTGTGGCCGCAACGACCGGCTCGATCAGATGCTCGCCGACCTGCATGCACGGCTTGGCTATGGAAGCGGGGCCCATTGGCTGGCGGCACCCAGCGATCCCCC belongs to Synechococcus sp. WH 7805 and includes:
- a CDS encoding glycosyltransferase family A protein, giving the protein MPSATPSVSVVVPMRDATPWLPSLLAALVHDWDTGFELVVVDDGSQDGSADLIRQLCAHWPTERWQLLEGKGEGVSSARNQGIMASRAAVIAFLDADDRPFAGRLSKPLHHLASNPHLSHVHGGWWRCNAQGERQQPVRPWDEGAGFSWHQFMEHKAVLPSAWTVRRSALLQVGGFNPALRHSEDVDLILRLAAAGHQGDWIHEPLVRYRIHSGNASGRLEPQLKGLLSVIDHHLNTLPNPQVGWAKDQRYSTATWAAWQAWQAGNSSLALQLLKGAMASCPYPLVRRPVHLIEAMHRSSMRIGAPFNREHLLASAFWRQAESMLLQR
- a CDS encoding tetratricopeptide repeat protein, whose product is MPSDAEQTSQPSGAMADRYYELAESMNQRGAMELAVPFYRQAVALLLAERESLQQQLQGGAVSPALKGSADQDALHGLLEAADVLTDKPVAAEPAVQPVEPSASPAPASPSVDQDQLEAQIAELSDELSAKTALQVMAGLKALADQTKGQLPASGLALLGKTQMVLGKPADSLKSFEAALVKDPQSLDLQINVGAAHLANQNVDAALEFLRGVWTAGLDQIDEKSQSALFRNLSSAEGKAGRPLVSLQLHRSWLAQLPDSVPIERALKCATQGLKLGENDGLIQKEALQLLRELRAVHPSESQVIQALADGLESVGDYREAALLYRELLK
- a CDS encoding sulfotransferase family 2 domain-containing protein, encoding MILWAEKCACTSLVYWIDHNFEELSECTDKPRAYLGREGYGNYDFSEAKELLLNNVQIDHLIVSHRDPVKRMTSSFVNKFLIRGEQGLVLPEDPKKLQKFAKSFLKTFIALQRKEQDESKTKKRKRKRVNYAKAVNKLSLKKFILTITHPTIDRNDLNGHFAPQLANKKQWNLYNNIVKYSKAVYPLRVESFDEDLKYINQSMGFEDFLPEKKNSTRLPIEEWTFSDQPEASVFTLADLCSKKLVPKSASLKQLLTTNSNLQKRFKNTFKFDYQLVQHLNHLSNSR
- a CDS encoding sulfotransferase family 2 domain-containing protein, with the translated sequence MPIFHEAKLIHVHNPRCGGTSINDAILTSLGLPVSTFSPQTVSYHYLYGNHKTSSNCYELDHLCFALIREAAPKWIFDEYKSFVIVRHPWDRFVSEYTRKVSQKCKRFISPQDKSFEAYCQNFIQKANRKYSESDPYQFQGVSHFYGCHFLPQYLYAGLESSFDIAKPLVIDIKEINQKLPSLCGKFSEKVKYELHKPRNSHQQKISDEVRHQIDTINPEIRNKVDDFYRLDYELLGYERR